The Equus quagga isolate Etosha38 chromosome 10, UCLA_HA_Equagga_1.0, whole genome shotgun sequence genome includes a region encoding these proteins:
- the LOC124246052 gene encoding transcription elongation factor A protein-like 4, translating to MENLCTENEEMLENQGKMGNKEQPLDMRKPEVACSLEDKEKLEKEGQTDHKGKTKDEEVLKDKEKPESEAKPKEGGKAESGGKTESQRKPKEGGKLVSEGKPKEEEKPSSEPRSAGKRPAGDDVPRKAKRKTNKGLAQCLKEYKEAIHDMHLSNEEMIREFDEMARVEDEVKKTRQKLGGFMWMQKSLQDPFHPRGPRELRGGCRAPQRGFEDIPFV from the coding sequence ATGGAAAACCTCTGcactgaaaatgaagaaatgcttGAGAACCAAGGAAAGATGGGAAACAAAGAACAGCCACTGGATATGAGAAAGCCCGAAGTAGCTTGTAGTCTGGAAGACAAGGAGAAGTTAGAAAAGGAGGGACAGACAGATCACAAGGGAAAGACAAAAGATGAGGAAGTACTAAAGGATAAGGAGAAGCCAGAGAGTGAGGCAAAgccaaaagaaggaggaaaagcagagagcGGGGGAAAGACAGAGAGCCAGAGAAAgccaaaagaaggaggaaaactaGTGAGTGAGGGAaagccaaaagaagaagaaaagccatCCAGCGAACCAAGGTCTGCAGGAAAGCGCCCAGCTGGGGATGATGTACCCaggaaagccaagagaaaaaccaacaaggggctggctcagtgccTCAAGGAATATAAGGAGGCCATACACGATATGCATTTGAGCAATGAGGAGATGATAAGAGAATTTGATGAGATGGCTAGGGTGGAGGATGAGGTGAAGAAAACCAGACAGAAATTGGGGGGCTTTATGTGGATGCAAAAAAGCTTACAGGACCCCTTCCACCCGAGGGGCCCAAGGGAACTCAGGGGTGGTTGCAGGGCCCCACAAAGGGGCTTCGAAGACATTCCTTTTGTGTAG